The genome window AATTAGCAACCAAAAACTACTGATCTGAGGGTaaaaccacaaaatcttaCTTTCCAAGTTCAATAAACTAGTTTAGGctataaaacaaacaaattcataagctaaaagcactgaaatggAAAATAGAAATCAGCCTGATATCAAAGTGAAACTTAAAAACCTGCTTGAGTTCTTGTCGAGAAAGCTTAGACAGGGCGAAGAACTTAGTGGCTTCGTTACCGGTAATGCGACCATCTCCATCTGAACCAGAAAAACATAGCTAAGAATCAAAACCAATATTTGATTAAAGCTCAGTAAGAATCAGACGGAAACAAATTATACCTGAATCAACCAAGTTGAACCATTCCTGGTAAACCTTTTGGTACTCTTTCGGGCACAGACTGACGGGACCCATTTGAGAGCCAAAAGGAACttagaaatttgaaaaacGAAATGAGATTATGAGAGAGGGCCAGAGCGGCTCTGTggtttttatctcttttttctctaacAGTTTTGGCGCTTGGGCGAAACGGTATTTTGCCAGTGGAAATATTAAAGCGGTTCGCATTTGAATTAAAAGCGGGGCCAGAGTCCCTGTGGAACGTTGAATCAGATtgatttatatgatttttacGTTCCTGCCAGGTGATAATCATGCTGGTGGACTTGGACGTCGAAACTGGGCCCCGCTTaggaaatgaaaaaacaagGTCGGCCGTTGGATTAATGCAACTGCGTAAGGAACAGCATAAGAAGGTGGGGGCGTCTGTACGTCATTCTTACCTAAGCTAATTTTCGTTTGGGGACAATAATAGAGGGGTGCGtaatttgaagttttgaacTAAAAATTCGAGCGCCCATATGTTCAgattagttttttctttttctttttttttttgccaaattagttaagttcACCCAAAGAATTCATTTCCACCTCCGGCTCCTATAATTTGAAGCGGTAGTTCAGTATTATTCTATACtaaaatttatctttaaagTATTTCCAGAACTTATAATTCTATGCTCATTCATTTCTATTTCGATTTTTGAAATCTTTGAAActacaaaaattcaaaaaaagaaaacaaaaaagttgggCATAGCTGTTACATTCTTTTTCTATCGTGTCAACGAACTCAATAATATATACTTTGCATGAAATCCTTCATTTACATATATAACCTCATGCAAGATGAGGCATAACACTAACATACAATAGCATGACCCCAAAtaagattataaaaaaattaagatcAAGAATACGTACTAATTACTTTaatattaagtcaatataGCAAACATTTTCTTAAGAAAAAGACTAATGACAACCACAAATAAACTTTCCGGTCTTTAAAACAACCAATTAAACTTTTCTTCTCCCTTTCACTTCAAAATAGACCCAAAGCAAAGCCATGTCCATGTCACTGCCTTTCACTTCAAAATAGACAGCACCAACTCTAcgaaagaacaaaagaatataaatattattagtAGTTTGCTCTTGATGATGAGGAAATgtaaagtatatatataatcacaGAAGCTTTGGCCGGCCTCAACCATACCATAACCATACCTTTGATTTGGAAATGGAAGAAGATTTTCCACGTTTATTTGCACTATTTAAATGATTGACTGGTTGTTGTTGGGGCATATTGGGAAATTGTGatgcagtttttttttcttctttcacttGCTCGAATATGTAAGTAAAACCTTCTCCCGATTGGGGGTCTTTTTCATCCCAATCCCCAAACTTGGGTATTGACGCTACTCTAGTATGCTGTCACGTTACAAATTTTGCACAAGATTATTAAAACAAGATGACCCTAGAGAAAGAAATCTCTACTATTATAAAGCGAGACCAAAAACAGTTAGGATTTTAGTGTTTGTTCGGAAAGAGAACTCACAGTGTCGTGACTAAGAAGATCAGAGTGAGAGTGATGGCTACTGGTAGTACTCTTAGGCTTGCTCTGAGAATGGGACGTGCTGCTATGATCGCTTCCAGTTCCAGACGAAGCCAAACTACTCTTTCTTCTATCAGATCTCTCACGTCTGTGTCTTGACTGTTGCTGCTGCAACAGTGAATAATCTGAGTTGCTCCTTTCACTGCCAGACTCCGACATGTTACTCTTGCGGCTCCCTACAGAAGTCTTTCGTCGATGCGCCCCATGGCCTGCGTCTCCCCCAGTTTGGTCTGCTTTAGGGTTTGTCAAGGTTCTTGATGTGCTGCTGGAACTCATGCCATTGTATGGAGGCTGTGCTGCTTGGAAATCAAGCATGGCCTTGAAGGCCTCTGGGTTCTCTTCAGGATCATTTGGGTTCCTCTTCACCCCATCTTTACGAGCGTTCTCAAAACAAGCAGTGTAGGATATATTTTCACTGTCCCAGTCCCCAAATTTCGGGACATGGGTTTTTTTCTGCAACGTAGTCATTTCAACAAGAAAGAAAGCTACTAATTactttacaaaagaaaaacaaaagtgaaaagttttgagagagatcctttaaaaaaaaacagagagaatgCTCTCGACCAAATAATAATATCGATGAGAAATTAATGTATACGAAACGAATCACGCCActtaaaatctaaaatttcaaatttcctAATTTGTATCAATCAAGCAAGGACATTAATTTAGGGTATGaattaatcaaataaatcctTAACTAATATATATTccttaagaaaatgaaataattaatttcccATTCATGAAGCAAAGAATTTATGACCctataacaataaaaataagaaaatatatgcatGGAGTGAATCCAGTGATATCTAACCAACTAACAAAAACCACAATCAACATAAACCAATCACGATCAATTTCTTCACAAGAAGCACAAGTAGGTATAAGTCAAAttccaaaactcaaaaaagcATATATAGTAAGAACATGACTTACGGACATAATATCGGGTGGATTAATTGTTGTAGAAATGAtgggtgaagaagaagaagaagaggggggaggaagaaaaagaagaaggtggaTCGATTGATCCTTTCTTGTTTTCAGACAATTCAGGACGCGTTTTGAGCACCAAGAAATTAAAGTTGGGGGCCTGGACGTGCCTTAGAACATCGTCCATCCGATGGTTACAAAGTTTGCTAAGCTTATAAaccatttaaatatatatatatatatatatatatatatattatctgtTATGGTTGCCATGAAGTGGCGGTTTTGTCGTCCTCTCTtgctcctcttcttcctcgtCGGCATTCtcaccataattttttttttttttcacaccaTATTACACACATATATTACTCATCATAATATGTAGTAAAGTATATTAAAAAGAGAGTAAAATAAGTGGAATTATGCTTAGAAAAGTGCTCCTCAAGCAAGATAACAAACGACTCggattataaatattttttttttaaaaaaaaacagaagaaaagacCAAACCTCCTTATTTTCGGCAGCATTGCAGTTTGTGGATTGGTTCTCCATAGATCTCTAACGCGacaccaaaaaccaaaaaaatgctTGCTTAGATACAGAGACATGATTCTCTTTATATAATTTCGGATACGACAAATTAATAACTTACCCTATGATTGGCCTCCGACGGGTTTTAGGGTTGATTAGTGCAGAATTTAACaacatttaaatttgtttttttttttgtcgacATTTCTTATGAAATAATCCGGGAAGTTCTAGCGGTTTAATGATCCTGGAAGTTCTAGCGGTTTAATAATCTcctgattttcaataaataattatcGATTTCTATTCAATTCTCCTGATTTCCTCATAAATGAGTTGTTATTAACTTTTATTTGATGAAGATAATCCGTGAGTTGACTTCAAGTCATTactattttgatttcatttctttttctgagtCTGAGTTATCGTAACTAATAATCATATTCCACGAGGTAATAATTATATTCTTTACTTtctaattttggaaaaaaaaataaaatggtacAACTTAGagcttatattaaaaattgaacaGCAAATGACCCACTAGCGTAGTAGTTTGAAGTAATTGCTATTCTAGACAAGGTTTTGGATTCGAGTCATAGCACATGTGTTATGTGTGAGTTTATTATATTATCGCCtctctcaataggaaaggtccttaaaaaaaaaaaaaattagcggaattagaaaataatatacacatacgtacgtattttttaataactttTCAGTTGTAAATTGGCAAAATTTTACtgaataaaatacatatgtattttattcgtattttaaaaaataaaaaccggCCACCTAGGCGCTATTAGGCGGAtcctttatttaattaattaattaattaatttaaaaaaatttaaatagacagcggtatagccgcgcggctatactatgacCAACATAGCACCCAGCGCCCGGGCGGGTTTTTTAAAGAGCAtggcaatttttttaataaaagtatagccgcgcggctataccccTTATGTAATGGAATATAATCACGCTTTCAGCACAGTtcatgttttgtttgtttcaagACTAGAAGGCGTTTTAACAGATAGCAAAGATCACGTTTCTTCcgagaaaataacaaataaaaccaGGCTAAAGATGTCAAGTGTAATCCATGCCAATAAGGCCCTCAACTGGAAATCTGCAGAGTTTGTCGAAAATGTCTCTAAATCAAACTCCACAATTCACAGAAATCATATTTCAAACTTAAAAACAAAGACTGTTTAAAGAAACATGGGCTTAATAAGGCTGTTAATGGTATTTACAATGGCCTGTATTAGTTGGCGCGGGTGGTTTTACATAATCTAAaccagtttttcttttggtctgACTGACAGTTACACACAGGGCCTTAGGAAGAATCAAAAAAATCTGGACTGCACAACTGCACAGTAAATGAGGTACCAAAAACGTGGTGGTGCCTGCCCTATAAAGGGAGGCATGCATCTTATGCTCTAAGCCACAGTGAGTGAGTTGAGGTTTTACAATATCCAACAAGCAAGCAGTTTTCATATTGCCTTTGTGTTTTTCTCTTCCCTTTGTTCAGAAAGAGAGTATGGAGATGAAACTGATGGGTTGTTGGTCTCTGATAGTTTTTGGGTTGGTGGTTACGGTTTTGAACAATGCATGTCCTGCAAATGGGGTCACATGCCAAGAGGCCCTAATGACTTTGATGCCCTGTGAGTCATACTTGGTGGGTTCTGG of Prunus dulcis chromosome 4, ALMONDv2, whole genome shotgun sequence contains these proteins:
- the LOC117624112 gene encoding NOI-like protein — its product is MTTLQKKTHVPKFGDWDSENISYTACFENARKDGVKRNPNDPEENPEAFKAMLDFQAAQPPYNGMSSSSTSRTLTNPKADQTGGDAGHGAHRRKTSVGSRKSNMSESGSERSNSDYSLLQQQQSRHRRERSDRRKSSLASSGTGSDHSSTSHSQSKPKSTTSSHHSHSDLLSHDTVSSLSEQTLKS